Proteins encoded together in one Aminipila butyrica window:
- the cobT gene encoding nicotinate-nucleotide--dimethylbenzimidazole phosphoribosyltransferase, whose protein sequence is MKTLAEVLEGIRGADEEALAEAQKHMDSLIKPLGSLGKLETMAVKMAGITGKVKNNVEKKCSIVMVADNGICAEGVAGSPQDITLVQGMNMTKGICGMGVLSAHAGADIKVVDVGIMSDYNNDKVYNRKVKYGTDNFAKGPAMSREEAVKAIEVGIEMVGLAVSEGYQLIGTGEMGIGNTSSTSAVFMTLTGESAERAVGKGGGLTDEALRHKKQVITEAIRLNQPNPSDPLDVIAKVGGLDIAGMVGCFLGAAYFRVPIVIDGVISALSAYGAVLLNPHVKDFLYSSHKSKEPVYDLIFKELGMEPILEMDMRLGEGTGCALAFHIISAACAVMNNMATFGDIQYDDSYRIDIRK, encoded by the coding sequence ATGAAGACACTAGCGGAAGTTTTAGAAGGTATACGGGGCGCCGATGAAGAGGCCTTGGCAGAGGCACAGAAGCACATGGACAGCTTAATTAAGCCACTGGGCAGCCTGGGAAAGCTGGAGACCATGGCGGTAAAGATGGCGGGCATTACAGGGAAGGTAAAAAATAACGTGGAGAAGAAGTGCTCCATCGTTATGGTGGCGGACAACGGCATCTGTGCTGAAGGCGTGGCCGGTTCTCCTCAGGATATCACCTTGGTCCAAGGCATGAATATGACGAAGGGCATCTGCGGTATGGGAGTTCTGTCTGCCCATGCAGGAGCGGATATCAAAGTCGTAGATGTGGGTATTATGTCAGACTACAACAACGATAAGGTCTATAATCGGAAGGTCAAATATGGAACGGATAACTTTGCCAAAGGACCAGCTATGAGCCGAGAAGAAGCAGTAAAGGCCATAGAAGTGGGCATTGAGATGGTAGGACTAGCTGTGTCAGAAGGGTATCAGCTCATCGGTACGGGAGAGATGGGCATTGGCAATACCAGTTCTACCAGTGCCGTGTTTATGACGTTGACTGGGGAATCTGCTGAACGTGCGGTGGGTAAAGGCGGTGGACTGACAGATGAGGCTCTCCGGCATAAAAAGCAAGTCATTACCGAGGCTATCCGCTTGAACCAGCCTAACCCTTCAGACCCGCTGGATGTGATTGCTAAAGTAGGTGGGTTGGATATCGCTGGTATGGTCGGTTGTTTTTTAGGGGCGGCTTACTTTCGGGTCCCTATCGTTATCGACGGAGTTATCTCGGCCCTGTCGGCGTATGGGGCGGTGTTGCTGAACCCTCATGTAAAAGATTTCCTCTATTCCAGCCACAAATCGAAGGAACCTGTTTACGACTTAATTTTTAAAGAACTGGGCATGGAACCTATCCTGGAGATGGACATGCGGCTAGGAGAAGGCACTGGCTGTGCTTTGGCTTTTCACATTATCTCGGCTGCCTGTGCGGTTATGAACAACATGGCAACCTTTGGCGATATCCAGTATGATGATTCCTATCGGATTGATATCCGGAAATAA